In Pseudorasbora parva isolate DD20220531a chromosome 9, ASM2467924v1, whole genome shotgun sequence, the following proteins share a genomic window:
- the LOC137089974 gene encoding macrophage mannose receptor 1-like: MKTITVVILLLLELSNCFAQSERNFLIYNVDNNKCMLSSLERLTTCDFSSNTQQFRWTSNNRILNTYTKKCLGVGSISVGKKLQWLKCEDDSVLQKWECHGGTLLGLKNESLYLAVNDNGVPVITKDTGKKSKWTIHGTQDSICSRPYEELYTIDGNAFGRPCQFPFLYEKKWYADCTNYDEPDQRLWCSIEADYSVKQLWGYCPTQESTFWSKHPLTNVYYQVNDRSALTWYQARKSCQQQGAELLSVSEPHEHTFIAVQKTHVTLWTGLNKLDVSSGWQWSNGQPLRYLKWLSGFPTTQPGYSCGVLKNDLGSEWSNKPCSDKYGYICQRGHSVPTIPPVVNTGFCQSPWIPYSGNCYLLHRNKKTWMDARDACLREGGDLLSILNTEEQSFAITQLGYLKTDALWIGFNDRKTQMLFEWSDQSSVPFASWEVGEPSHNAVHAEDCVLMRGEEGKWADDICEKKYGFICKKKSSSKASNNDTVISSPGCKPGWSKYGYYCYMAGSETKTFEEAKQMCEKAESHLVDVSSGIENAFLVSLVGARPEKYFWIGFSNQKDLHTFEWTNTKKVPFTHFNAGMPGRKQGCVAMTTGLIAGLWDVLSCSNKEKYICKQRADGLVTTPAPSTHPPLGCPEDWMPLASRDFCVKFFSVSSSQMKTWDEALEFCQEIGGDLLSIHHETDIPWKQAGGYPAWIGYRMYDPSVGYVWSDGSSSSYQSWASDEPNNLNNIENCVEMRISMWDRDGMWNDVNCNDRKDWHCQIRKGKTPKEVNITDLVYNETEDGWIEFRSDQYYVSQYSAMSVHEARAFCKKSHGDLVVINDEEEWLFLWHKSKDMYSDFIIGLTVDLDESYQWMDGSPVVFQAWEANQPAFKNSEERCVKMTSSQGLWESINCGDEYNFFCKRSESPPVNATVAPTQKPKGGCAPEWTNFEGKCYNMKEDMKTWKEAREYCRVLGGDLSSIMSRQQQAFLTTMIRDKTTDFWIGFSNLANGRFKWTDGSSVAFTDWAKGEPHNYRWDWPTDEQTCVVMGIGSSGKWVANDCNSTYGFICSRDVDPGIAPVPTELPKTFVKLGNSSFKVIQENLTWSEANSRCKAEGARLASIRHLTTQAYLELQVFRAQQPMWIGLNSVKSNGYFLWVDNWPMNMEKWASSEPRSNRPCAYMEIEGDWRTTLCNQTYYSVCEKTTDIPLTPPAQQPGHCPQEEDDSPLRWIPFKDSCYSFVTDAEPWSRATRHCMRRGASLVSIRDEAEQKFIEDNLMLFESYKDFWIGLFHTQKGHWLWSDNSVVDYTNWALENDYEDYYEDHSLNPDCAVISTKSKKWKKLHCDYTYLPFICETPKVISPTTNAPQTGPEPHRVKTGLAVFFTIAVVCILGVLGYIYYRSSNRRLLPTFENPMYNNTETAHSDSKDDKTLLSHIEIAE; encoded by the exons ATGAAAACAATAACAgtagttattttacttttattagaACTTTCAAACTGCTTTGCACAGTCAg AACGaaactttttaatatataacGTGGATAATAACAAATGCATGTTAAGCTCCCTGGAACGGCTTACCACCTGTGACTTCTCCAGTAACACACAACAGTTCCGCTGGACTTCAAACAATCGCATTTTGAACACGTACACAAAAAAGTGCCTTGGAGTAGGAAGTATATCAGTGGGCAAAAAACTACAATGGCTGAAATGTGAAGATGACAGTGTTTTGCAGAAGTGGGAATGCCACGGTGGTACATTGCTTGGCCTAAAGAATGAGTCTCTGTACCTCGCTGTAAATGATAACGGTGTGCCAGTGATCACTAAAGACACAGGAAAAAAGAGCAAATGGACAATTCATGGAACACAGGACAGCATTTGCTCTCGGCCCTATGAAG aattGTACACCATTGATGGAAATGCATTTGGGCGGCCATGCCAGTTTCCTTTTCTTTATGAGAAAAAATGGTATGCAGATTGCACCAACTATGATGAGCCCGATCAACGTCTATGGTGTTCCATTGAGGCTGACTACAGCGTTAAACAGCTGTGGGGATACTGCCCAACACAAGAAA gtacattttggtccaaacatCCTCTGACAAATGTCTATTACCAAGTGAATGATCGCTCGGCCCTGACATGGTACCAGGCTAGAAAGAGCTGCCAGCAGCAAGGTGCAGAGCTGCTGAGTGTCTCTGAGCCTCATGAACACACATTTATAGCAG TTCAGAAGACACACGTCACACTATGGACAGGACTAAACAAATTAGATGTGTCCAGTGGATGGCAGTGGAGCAATGGACAACCTTTACGTTATCTGAAATGGCTCAGTG GATTCCCAACCACACAACCAGGCTACAGTTGTGGTGTCCTGAAAAACGATTTGGGTTCTGAATGGTCAAACAAACCTTGTTCTGACAAATATGGGTACATCTGCCAAAGAGGCCATTCTGTTCCTACTATTCCACCAG TGGTAAACACTGGATTTTGCCAAAGCCCCTGGATTCCATATTCAGGAAACTGTTATCTGCTTCATCGCAACAAGAAAACATGGATGGATGCGCGAGATGCGTGTCTGCGGGAAGGAGGAGACCTGCTGAGTATCCTCAACACAGAAGAACaaagctttgccatcacacaGCTTGGATACT TGAAGACAGACGCGCTGTGGATTGGTTTCAATGACCGCAAAACTCAGATGCTGTTTGAGTGGAGTGACCAGTCTAGCGTCCCGTTTGCCTCATGGGAGGTGGGGGAGCCGAGTCATAATGCTGTTCATGCTGAGGACTGTGTGTTAATGAGAGGAGAG GAGGGAAAGTGGGCCGATGACATTTGTGAGAAGAAGTATGGATTCATCTGCAAGAAGAAGTCCAGCTCTAAAGCCTCGAATAATGACACCGTGATCTCAAGCCCAGGATGCAAACCA GGTTGGAGTAAGTATGGATACTACTGCTACATGGCAGGATCTGAGACAAAGACCTTTGAAGAAGCAAAACAGATGTGTGAAAAAGCTGAGTCTCATCTGGTTGATGTTTCCTCCGG AATAGAAAATGCGTTTTTGGTTAGTCTAGTAGGAGCCCGGCCAGAAAAGTACTTCTGGATTGGATTTTCTAATCAGAAGGATCTGCACACTTTTGAATGGACCAACACCAAAAAAGTCCCATTCACTCATTTCAATGCTGGGATGCCAG GAAGAAAACAAGGCTGTGTTGCCATGACGACTGGACTTATTGCTGGGCTTTGGGATGTGCTCAGCTGCTCAAATAAGGAAAAATACATCTGCAAGCAGAGAGCTGATGGACTAGTTACAACTCCAGCCCCATCAACCCATCCTCCTCTGGGCTGTCCTGAAGACTGGATGCCACTTGCGTCTAGAGACTTTTGTGTCAAG ttttttAGTGTATCTTCGAGTCAAATGAAGACTTGGGATGAAGCTCTTGAATTCTGCCAAGAGATTGGTGGTGATCTTCTGAGCATCCATCATGAAACTGATATTCCTTGGAAACAAGCAGG AGGATATCCAGCATGGATTGGTTATAGAATGTACGATCCCTCGGTGGGTTACGTTTGGAGTGATGGTTCTTCG TCTTCCTATCAAAGCTGGGCCAGTGATGAACCAAACAATTTGAACAACATTGAAAATTGTGTTGAAATGAGAATTTCAATGTGGGACAGGGATGGAATGTGGAATGATGTGAACTGTAATGACAGAAAGGACTGGCACTGTCAGATTCGAAAAG GAAAAACCCCAAAGGAAGTAAATATTACAGATCTAG TCTATAATGAAACAGAGGATGGTTGGATTGAATTCAGAAGTGACCAGTATTATGTGTCTCAGTACTCAGCAATGTCTGTTCACGAGGCACGGGCATTCTGTAAGAAATCACACGGCGATCTTGTGGTAATCAATGATGAGGAAGAGTGGTTGTTCCTCTGGCATAAG TCTAAAGATATGTACAGTGATTTTATCATTGGTTTGACAGTTGATCTGGATGAGTCTTACCA gtggatggatgggtccCCTGTAGTATTTCAAGCTTGGGAAGCAAATCAGCCGGCTTTTAAAAACAGTGAGGAAAGATGTGTGAAGATGACTTCCTCTCAAG GACTCTGGGAAAGCATCAACTGTGGTgatgaatataattttttttgtaagcGAAGTGAGTCTCCACCAGTTAATGCCACGGTGGCCCCTACACAAAAGCCAAAAGGAGGCTGTGCTCCTGAGTGGACAAACTTTGagggaaaa TGTTATAACATGAAGGAAGACATGAAAACATGGAAAGAAGCAAGAGAATACTGCAGAGTGCTTGGTGGAGATCTGTCGTCTATTATGAGTAGACAACAACAAG CCTTTTTAACAACAATGATTAGAGATAAAACCACAGACTTCTGGATCGGATTCAGCAATTTGGCAAATGGGAGGTTCAAGTGGACAGATGGGAGTAGTGTTGCATTCACAGACTGGGCCAAAGGGGAACCTCATAACTATAGA TGGGATTGGCCAACAGATGAACAG ACATGTGTTGTTATGGGCATTGGTTCATCTGGCAAGTGGGTGGCAAATGACTGTAATTCTACTTACGGTTTCATCTGCAGTCGTGATGTTG ATCCTGGAATTGCCCCAGTGCCAACTGAACTTCCTAAAACCTTTGTCAAGCTCGGAAATTCATCTTTCAAAGTGATTCAAGAGAACCTAACATGGAGTGAAGCAAACAGTCGCTGTAAGGCAGAAGGGGCTCGTCTTGCCAGCATTCGGCACTTGACAACACAAGCTTACCTTGAGCTGCAGGTCTTCAGAGCACAGCAGCCCATGTGGATTGGTCTCAACAGTGTGAAG TCAAATGGATATTTTTTATGGGTGGATAACTGGCCCATGAATATGGAGAAATGGGCTTCTTCTGAACCACGGTCCAACCGCCCTTGTGCATACATGGAAATAGAAGGAGATTGGAGAACGACTCTCTGCAATCAAACCTACTACAGTGTCTGTGAGAAAACAACAG ACATTCCCCTGACTCCTCCAGCTCAGCAACCTGGCCATTGCCCTCAGGAAGAGGATGACAGTCCTTTAAGGTGGATACCTTTCAAAGACAGTTGCTATAGCTTTGTGACTGATGCCGAACCATGGAGCAGGGCAACTAGACACTGTATGAGAAGGG GAGCTTCTCTTGTCAGCATTAGAGATGAAGCAGAACAGAAGTTTATAGAGGACAACCTCATGCTTTTTGAAAGTTACAAAGATTTTTGGATTGGACTTTTCCACACCCAGAAAG GACACTGGTTATGGTCAGACAACAGCGTGGTAGATTACACTAACTGGGCATTAGAAAACGATTATGAAGATTACTATGAAGACCATTCTTTGAATCCTGACTGCGCTGTAATCTCTACCAAAtctaaaaaatggaaaaaactaCATTGTGATTACACATACTTACCGTTTATCTGCGAAACCCCCAAAG TAATAAGTCCAACCACTAATGCTCCACAAACAG GTCCTGAACCTCACAGGGTCAAAACCGGTTTGGCTGTGTTCTTCACTATTGCAGTGGTCTGCATATTGGGTGTTCTCGGATACATTTACTACAGAAGTTCAAATAGACGGTTATTGCCTACATTTGAGAATCCCATGTATAATAACACAGAGACTGCTCATTCAGATAGTAAAGATGACAAAACATTGCTCAGCCACATTGAGATCGCTGAATAG